In Bacillota bacterium, the sequence GTGCTCCCATTTTCCCGCGTATAGGCCGTTTTTGGTGGGTTCCTCCACGGGCTCAAGGCCCCAGAAGCGGGCCTGGGCCTTGCTGTGAAATCCGCCGATGATCAATCCTTCGGCGCTGGGCACCGCGGCGACGGTCTCTAAACCGCCTTCGTCCAGGATCTCCTTGATGAAAGCGATCCCTTCGGGGCCCCGGACCATGGGTACGAAATCGGGGTCGGTGGTAAACAGCAGACCGTAGATAAAGGCCGAATTCTGTTCATTGAATCCCGCCAGCTCCAATCGGTTTTCCTCCTCCAACTGGAACACGCCCACTTTGGTCCAATGGCTGGTATTGGGTTCAGCTCCAAAGGTAGTCCTTTGGTCCTGAATCCGCACCTCAATCTGTGTGCGCCGGCTGCCGTCTCCCCAGCCCATCCCCGCGGTGTGATAGACCCACAGGTGATAGGTCCCCGGTTCGGCGCGGAAGGACGCGGTTGCGGTCTCCCCTTTGGATGTGGCGGTGCGGAGGGCCCGTTTGTCCGCGGAGTACACCCAGGCGGAGGTCTCGTTGGTGCCCTCCACCACACCGGAGAAGTCTTCGACGGTCAGCAGGTAGATGGGCTCCGCAAAGGAGCGGAGGGTGCCCAAGACAAGGACGGCCAGCACAATCAGCAACAAGTATTTATAGCCACGCATTGGGATCCTCCCCTTGGATGAAAGGTTTTCTAACCACTAGTCATTTTGGTGAATTCCCAGATACAGACACCGGTGTTTATCGGGTCAGTCGAATGTTGGCGAAATAGATCACTGTGTTGGGATCCTGTTCATGGCCCCAACCATGGTTCCAAAACTCGAGGCCGTCGATTTTGTGCCAGCCAACGGGGGTGCGGCTTTTGCTCAGATCCGCCAGGCGCAGTTTGAAATGCTTCCAGCCTACCCAATCCACCCGAAACTCGGCGGTATAGTAGTCTCCGCCGTCGGTGTCTGGGTTTTCAGACATGATGTTGAGTTTCCACCAGGCGTTGGTCTGGACAGGGGCGTAGCAATCGAACTCCAGGTACTGGTAGGAGGTCCAATCGGTGGGAATGGGTCCGGGAAAACCTGCTGCCACCAAGATGCGCCCGACGGTGTGTTGCCACTTGCCTGAATAGCGGTTGTCCCTGACCGGTTCCTCCACCGGTTCAAATCCAAAGTAGCGGGCCTGGGCCCGGCTGGTAAAGGCACCGATCACTAGTCCCTCCGCATCCGGTAAAGCCCCCACCGTCCCCAGGTCCCCCTCGGCCAAAAGCTCCTTGAGGAAGCGGACGCTTTCGGGCCCCTGTCCCTGGGGTGTGTATCCTTGGTCGGTGACAAAGAGCAGACCGTACACAAAGGCCGAATTCTGTTCATTGTACCCCGCCAATTCCACCACGTTTTCCTTTTCCAGTTGAAAGCTACCCACGTAGATCCACTGATTGGTCTGTGGTTCTGCGCCGAAGCTGCCCTCCTGCTCCCCGATGCGCACTTCGATTCTTGTCCGCCGGCTACCATCTCCCCAGCCCATCCCCGCGGAATGATACACCCAGAGGTGGTAAGTACCCGGTTCTGCCCGGAAGGTGGCGGTGACCGACTCACCTTTGGCGGTGGCTGTCCGCAGGGCCAGGCCATCTGCGGAGTATACCCAGAGGGCCGATTCGTTTCCACCCTCCATTACACCGGAGAAGTCCTCCACCGTTAACAGGTACATCTGCTGGGCACGGCCGTGGAGGCTGCCCAGGAGTAGGATTGCCAGCAGGATGGACACAACCCATCTAGATTTGCCCAACTCATCTCCCCCCTTTTTCTTTGCACTATCGAAGGTGGTGTATTTTCCCTTCCCCGAGGAGCAAGACAGCGGCGGAGTTGCCGCTGTCTTGTTAATCGAAGGAAAGACGGATGTTGTTGAAATAAATTACCGTGTCGGGATCCCGCTCATGGCCCCAGCCGTGGTTCCAAAGCTCTATCCCATCGATTTGGTGCCAGCCTATGGGGGTGCGGGATTTGCTAAGATCTGCAAGACGCAGTCGGAAATGCTTCCAGCCTTCCCAGTCCACCCTGAACTCGATGGTGTAGTAATCGCCGCCGTCGGTGTCGGGGTTTTCGGACATGATGTTGAGCTTCCACCAGGCATCGGTCTGGGCCGGGGAATAGCAGTCAAACTCTAGGTACCGATAGGGACTCCAATCGGTCGGAATGGGACAGGGGAAGCCTGCGGGGGCTTTGATGTAGCCCAGTTCACCATGGTCCCATTTTCCCGAATAAGGACCGTTCTGGGTGGGTTCTTCCACGGGGACAAAACCCCACAGTTCCGCCTGGGCGGCATTGTTAAAGCCCCCGATGACCATTCCCCGTTCATCGAGTACAGGCGCCACCGCATCCAGGAGGCCTTGGGATTGCAGATCCTTCAGGAAGAGAATTCCGTTGAGATCAAGGCGGGAAGGATCCAGGTTTTCATCTACGGTGAGGATGAGGCCGTAGACGAAGGCGGAGTTTTGCTCGTTGTATCCGGCCAGTTCTAGGACATTGTATCCTTGAAGCTGGAAGGTGCCCACCTTGGTCCATTTCCTTTCCCTGGCCTGAGCAGTGAAGAAAGCCTGTTGGCCGTGGATGGTTACCTGAATCTTAGTCATCCGACTGCCATCGCCCCATCCTTCGCCGGCACCGTGGAGCACCCACAGGTGATAGGGGGCTGGCTCCCCGTAGAAGGTGGCGGTGATGGTCTCGCCCCGGGAGGTGGCGGTGCGTAGGGCCGGTTCGGTTTTATGGTATACCCAGGCACTGGTTTCATTGGAGCTATCCTCGACACCGTCGAAGTCGTAGGCGGTGAGGATGACGAGGTCCGTTGGGACGTCTCCAGGCCCCACCTCATCGGGGATATAGATACAATTAGCCAGTAGTGCAGTGGTGAGCAACAAACTAGTGAATAAGAGCAGAGGTGTGCGAAGATTCTTCATGGGTTGATCCTCCTCTGTTGGGACTACCGATTGAACAGAACAAGTAAGGCGTTACTTTCTTCCTCCGCCTTGGTGAGGGCTTCTTCCACGGAGATCTCTCCGTTGATGGCCTGTTGGAGGTAACTGAGAAGTATGTCGATGACGTCGGAAGCGGCCCGTACGCCGTAGCGGGGAACCGGTACGGTGTATTGGAAACCTTCCATCAACAACTGCTCTAGCTCCTGCCGGGTGTTGATGTACAACCCACTCATGGTGGCTTCTTCAATGGCCGCAAGCCAGGAGGAAGCCCGAATCCCTGGGAACCCGGGTCTGACGGTGACCCCTTCGGAGATGAGGAACTTGGCGAATTCCCACGCAGCATCGGGATGGGGGGAGGTGTTAATCAGGGCCACTGCGTTTAGGAAGGCGGGCACCCGGGTGCGTTCGTCCACGATGGGCAAGGGTGCCAGTCCCCATTGGTAGTTGGGGGAGAGGATGTCATCGGTGCGCAAAAGGCCCGAATCAAGCCACATCCCAATGCTGCCCTGCCCGAAGGCGGTGAGGTTGGCGGAAATGGTGGCCGGTAGGAGACCTGTGGGGTTGGCCACTTGGAATTCCTGGGTGAGATCCACCAGGGCCGAGAAGGCCCTTTGGTTGGCGGGGGTATTGAAGATGACCCGTTCGAGGAAACCGGTCGCGTAGGCTTCCGCAGGGAAGATATCGCCGCCATGGGCCCAGGAGAAGGCGCAGACCGTAAGGTCCGACAACCAATAACTCACTCCCAGCTGGGTGATGCGATCAGCAGCATCCCGGACCGTTAGTTTCCGGGCGGCATCGAGGAAGGCTTGCCAGTTCCAGCTGGGATCGGTCCAGGAGGTGGTGGGCAGGGGCAGGGCCGCCTCTTGGAACAGGGTGGCGTTGTAGGTGATGCTGGCGCCGAGCCACCCGTTGAAGGGCAGTCCCACAATGCGTGAACCCATGGTCATCTGGTTCCACAGGGGCAGCAACCCCTCGACGTCCAATTGGGCGTAGTCCCGTTCGATGAAGGGGGTGAGGTCCGCAAACAAACCATCGTAGGCGTAAAAGCCCCAGTTCATCAGGGACATCTCCGCCACCAGATCCACATT encodes:
- a CDS encoding extracellular solute-binding protein, yielding MKKWLVLPLLVAILLMQSVVSGETITVLWRDQQGDLDDHLVEKFEAAHPGLKVNLIRSPHNELDDKLIMMLASGLNVDLVAEMSLMNWGFYAYDGLFADLTPFIERDYAQLDVEGLLPLWNQMTMGSRIVGLPFNGWLGASITYNATLFQEAALPLPTTSWTDPSWNWQAFLDAARKLTVRDAADRITQLGVSYWLSDLTVCAFSWAHGGDIFPAEAYATGFLERVIFNTPANQRAFSALVDLTQEFQVANPTGLLPATISANLTAFGQGSIGMWLDSGLLRTDDILSPNYQWGLAPLPIVDERTRVPAFLNAVALINTSPHPDAAWEFAKFLISEGVTVRPGFPGIRASSWLAAIEEATMSGLYINTRQELEQLLMEGFQYTVPVPRYGVRAASDVIDILLSYLQQAINGEISVEEALTKAEEESNALLVLFNR